A single Pan troglodytes isolate AG18354 chromosome 19, NHGRI_mPanTro3-v2.0_pri, whole genome shotgun sequence DNA region contains:
- the INPP5K gene encoding inositol polyphosphate 5-phosphatase K isoform X2 encodes MDVLSPLSFIKVSHVRMQGILLLVFAKYQHLPYIQILSTKSTPTGLFGYWGNKGGVNICLKLYGYYVSIINCHLPPHISNNYQRLEHFDRILEMQNCEGRDIPNILDHDLIIWFGDMNFRIEDFGLHFVRESIKNRCYSGLWEKDQLSIAKKHDPLLREFQEGRLLFPPTYKFDRNSNDYDTSEKKRKPAWTDRILWRLKRQPCAGPDTPGPPASHFSLSLRGYSSHMMYGISDHKPVSGTFDLELKPLVSAPLIVLMPEDLWTVENDMMVSYSSTSDFPSSPWDWIGLYKVGLRDVNDYVSYAWVGDSKVSCSDNLNQVYIDISNIPTTEDEFLLCYYSNSLRSVVGISRPFQIPPGSLREDPLGEAQPQI; translated from the exons ATGGATGTGCTTTCCCCTCTGAGCTTCATCAAG GTCTCCCATGTCCGTATGCAGGGGATCCTCTTACTGGTCTTTGCCAAGTATCAGCATTTGCCCTATATCCAGATTCTGTCTACTAAATCCACCCCCACTGGCCTGTTTGGGTACTGG GGGAACAAAGGTGGAGTCAACATCTGCCTGAAGCTTTATGGCTACTATGTCAGCATCATCAACTGCCACCTGCCTCCCCACATTTCCAACAATTACCAGCGGCTGGAGCACTTTGACCGGATCCTGGAGATGCAGAATTGTGAGGGGCGAGACATCCCAAACATCCTGGACCACGA CCTCATTATCTGGTTTGGAGACATGAACTTTCGGATCGAGGACTTTGGGTTGCACTTTGTTCGGGAATCCATTAAAAATCGGTGCTACAGTGGCCTGTGGGAGAAGGACCAG CTCAGCATTGCCAAGAAACATGACCCGCTGCTCCGGGAGTTCCAGGAGGGCCGCCTACTCTTCCCGCCCACCTACAAGTTTGATAGGAACTCCAACGACTATGACACCAG tGAGAAAAAACGCAAGCCTGCATGGACCGATCGCATCCTGTGGAGGCTGAAGCGGCAGCCCTGTGCTGGCCCCGACACTCCCGGACCACCAGCGTCACACTTCTCCTTGTCTCTGAGGGGCTACAGCAGCCACATGATGTACGGCATCAGCGACCACAAGCCTGTCTCCGGCACGTTCGACTTGGAG CTGAAGCCATTGGTGTCTGCTCCGCTGATCGTCCTGATGCCCGAGGACCTGTGGACCGTGGAAAATGACATGATGGTCAGCTACTCTTCAACCTCGGACTTCCCCAGCAGCCCGTGGGACTGGATTGGACTGTACAAG GTGGGGCTGCGGGACGTTAATGACTACGTGTCCTACGCCTGGGTCGGGGACAGCAAGGTCTCCTGCAGCGACAACCTGAACCAG GTTTACATCGACATCAGCAATATCCCTACCACTGAAGATGAGTTTCTCCTCTGTTACTACAGCAACAGTCTGCGTTCTGTGGTGGGGATAAGCAGACCCTTCCAG ATCCCGCCTGGCTCCTTGAGGGAGGACCCACTGGGTGAAGCACAGCCACAGATCTGA
- the INPP5K gene encoding inositol polyphosphate 5-phosphatase K isoform X1 yields the protein MSSRKLSGPKGRRLSIHVVTWNVASAAPPRDLSDLLQLNNRNLNLDIYVIGLQELNSGIISLLSDAAFNDSWSSFLMDVLSPLSFIKVSHVRMQGILLLVFAKYQHLPYIQILSTKSTPTGLFGYWGNKGGVNICLKLYGYYVSIINCHLPPHISNNYQRLEHFDRILEMQNCEGRDIPNILDHDLIIWFGDMNFRIEDFGLHFVRESIKNRCYSGLWEKDQLSIAKKHDPLLREFQEGRLLFPPTYKFDRNSNDYDTSEKKRKPAWTDRILWRLKRQPCAGPDTPGPPASHFSLSLRGYSSHMMYGISDHKPVSGTFDLELKPLVSAPLIVLMPEDLWTVENDMMVSYSSTSDFPSSPWDWIGLYKVGLRDVNDYVSYAWVGDSKVSCSDNLNQVYIDISNIPTTEDEFLLCYYSNSLRSVVGISRPFQIPPGSLREDPLGEAQPQI from the exons ATGAGCTCGCGGAAGCTGAGCGGGCCGAAAGGCAGGAGGCTCAG CATACACGTCGTGACTTGGAACGTGGCTTCGGCGGCGCCCCCTCGAGATCTCAGTGACCTGCTTCAGCTGAACAACCGGAACCTCAATCTTGACATATATGTTATTGG TTTGCAGGAATTGAACTCTGGGATCATAAGCCTCCTTTCCGATGCTGCCTTTAATGACTCGTGGAGCAGTTTCCTCATGGATGTGCTTTCCCCTCTGAGCTTCATCAAG GTCTCCCATGTCCGTATGCAGGGGATCCTCTTACTGGTCTTTGCCAAGTATCAGCATTTGCCCTATATCCAGATTCTGTCTACTAAATCCACCCCCACTGGCCTGTTTGGGTACTGG GGGAACAAAGGTGGAGTCAACATCTGCCTGAAGCTTTATGGCTACTATGTCAGCATCATCAACTGCCACCTGCCTCCCCACATTTCCAACAATTACCAGCGGCTGGAGCACTTTGACCGGATCCTGGAGATGCAGAATTGTGAGGGGCGAGACATCCCAAACATCCTGGACCACGA CCTCATTATCTGGTTTGGAGACATGAACTTTCGGATCGAGGACTTTGGGTTGCACTTTGTTCGGGAATCCATTAAAAATCGGTGCTACAGTGGCCTGTGGGAGAAGGACCAG CTCAGCATTGCCAAGAAACATGACCCGCTGCTCCGGGAGTTCCAGGAGGGCCGCCTACTCTTCCCGCCCACCTACAAGTTTGATAGGAACTCCAACGACTATGACACCAG tGAGAAAAAACGCAAGCCTGCATGGACCGATCGCATCCTGTGGAGGCTGAAGCGGCAGCCCTGTGCTGGCCCCGACACTCCCGGACCACCAGCGTCACACTTCTCCTTGTCTCTGAGGGGCTACAGCAGCCACATGATGTACGGCATCAGCGACCACAAGCCTGTCTCCGGCACGTTCGACTTGGAG CTGAAGCCATTGGTGTCTGCTCCGCTGATCGTCCTGATGCCCGAGGACCTGTGGACCGTGGAAAATGACATGATGGTCAGCTACTCTTCAACCTCGGACTTCCCCAGCAGCCCGTGGGACTGGATTGGACTGTACAAG GTGGGGCTGCGGGACGTTAATGACTACGTGTCCTACGCCTGGGTCGGGGACAGCAAGGTCTCCTGCAGCGACAACCTGAACCAG GTTTACATCGACATCAGCAATATCCCTACCACTGAAGATGAGTTTCTCCTCTGTTACTACAGCAACAGTCTGCGTTCTGTGGTGGGGATAAGCAGACCCTTCCAG ATCCCGCCTGGCTCCTTGAGGGAGGACCCACTGGGTGAAGCACAGCCACAGATCTGA